The genome window gcaagagagcctcctcccacggcgtgaagacggtgcgcccgtgacccgttcctcgaacggctcgcgcacgcgcgacggccaccccgccaaccactcgccccgtcgcattaactccgcggtgggacaggcggcgcctctggcaggagaagtggacgacgcttcgccttcgccgtaataaccgcgtcaaaaaaggtacgccacgtcgttcgatttcgtatccttttcctttttcctctttctctatctcctgcaacagggaccgagaaagggggataccccgaaaagggtccttctctgtgaaggaaccgggctccgagcccccctactgatcagaggttcgaaggctggccctccgaggggttcaacagtcgcctcagatcgcgtgggcccgacacccactactggtcaggggttcgaaggccagccccccgaagggcaccatggccgcctcaggctactcgggctccgtgcccattactgatcaggggttcgaaggctggcccccgaagggttcacagtcgcctcagacgccgagcgagggatgaccaggggtacgttcgatacataaccaaggctcgggctgcgctcccgaggtaccctaggacatttccgagaccagcgggaacgatcttgtaacggaatcccatcggagggaggcatcgagccctcggaccccgtcgccaggggaccgggtccggcagatcacccgtaggtacttttgggcgtgcctctgggcccctagccgacccccaacgaacggggcacggacgtccactcggatcacccgcttgcagctcaccggagacaccatgttcggtgcccatcgagggtaacatggcgctctccccccctcctccttgcggaaaggcgacgtaggggcgtatgtaaaaaagccgagtctgtccctgatcgtcctctcgccctgtgcggaggctcgggggctgctctcgcaaacccggctccggccaaaccgttgacagtgtcaacataccagccggagagcttgggccccgaccgtgcacccgggctacggccagttcgcatgagggaacaaccagaccagccgaagcattacgcaaggcattaagacctcgaaggagtgtaaccactcctccgaggcctcgggggctacacccggcgggtgcgctcgcgcgcacccaccggaacaaaatgcaaccgagaaaggctggtccccttgcaaaaaagtgcgacgaaagcctccaagcgagtgctaacactcccttcgaggctcgggggctactgtcggggaccataattaggggtacgctcaagacgcctaattctcagctggtaacccccatcagcataaagctgcaaaggcctgatgggtacgattaagtcagggatcaagtccacacgagtgactcgatcacgcttcgcccgagcctagcctcggccaagggcagccgacctcgagagacttccgtctcgcccgaggccccccttttaacggcggacacacctccgtctcgcccgaggccttggcttcgcttagaagcaaccctgactaaatcgccgcaccgactgaccaagttgcaggagcatttaacgcaaaggtggcctgacacctttatcctgacacgcgccccccggcagagccgaagtgatcgccgtcactccaccgctccactgaccagtctgacagaaggacagcgccgcctgcgccactccgactgcagtgccactcgacagagcgagtctgacaggcagtcaggccttgccaaaggcaccataggaaactccgctccgcccgaccccagggctcggactcgggctaagacccggaagacggcgaactccgctccgcccgaccccagggctcggactcgggctaagacccggaagacggcgaactccgctccgcccgaccccagggctcggactcgggctaagacccggaagacggcgaactccgctccacccgaccccagggctcggactcgggctcagccccggaagacgacgagactccgcctcgcccgaccccagggctcggactccgccctggcctcggccgaacgatctccgcctcgcccgacccgggggctcgggctcgacctcggccacggaagacagactcgacctcggcttcggaggagcccccacgtcgcccgacctagggcacaggcccgccacgtcaacaggaagcaccatcatcatcctaccccgagccgactcgggtcacgaagaacaagaccggcgtcccatctggccagctccgccagatgggcaatgatggcgccccacaagctctgtgacgacggcggctctcagctctcttacggaagcagggcgacgtcagcaaggactcgaccgctcctacagctgtccctccgccaggctccgttgctcctccgacagccacgacatcatgccagcaaggtgccaagacctctcggactgccacattggcatgtacttagggcgctagctctccctccgctagacacgtagcactctgctacacccccattgtacacctggatcctctccttacgactataaaaggaaggaccagggccttcttagagaaggttggccgcgcgaggacgaggacgagacaggcgctctcttggggccgctcgcttccctcacccgcgtggacgcttgtaacccccctactgcaagcgcacccgacctgggcgcgggacgaacacgaaggccgcgggatctccacctctctcacgcccgtctccggccacctcgcctctccccccttcgcgctcgcccacgcgctcgacccatctgggctggggcacgcagcacactcactcgtcggctcggggaccccccggtctcgaaacgccgacacctatGCAATATTATATATTTTGTGTAATCTGTGGCAGCATGTTGTAACTTGTAATCTATGCAATATTATATATTTTATGTAGTCTGTGGCAGCATGTGATTTATATATTTTTAATCTGCATAATCTATATAATTTATAATTGGTCTGTTATGCATTGAGTTTTTGGGCGGGCCAGTGTGTGGCACGGTCCGTTTGGCACGACGGGttttcgggccggcccggcacgatccAGACATGGACGTGCCATGCTTGGGCACACGGCTGAGCACGTGGGCCGGCACAGCCCGACCCGATCCATTAACGGGTCGTGTCTGGCCCGGCACTATTTAGACCGGGCCGAATCGGGTTCGGGTCGTGCCCGTGCCGGGTGGCCTGTTTGAACATCTATAGTGCCAATTGACCATCTATGCAACGAACAGGCAAAGTCCTAGCACAATTAGATCGTCTATGCAACGAACAGGTAAAATCACTTCGCGGATCTAGCTAGTAGCTGGAGTAAAAGCTACAGGTGTTTCATGAAGCTCCCCTGTGGTGTGGTGTGGTGTGGTGTGGTGTGGTGTGGTGTGGTGCGGTTGGTTTCGCGTGATTCCCAGCGCGATCGTCGAGGTAGCAGTCCCTTTTGTTATGTCTATTAATTTATTAAATTTCACTAAAAATAAAGCAGATTATGGGGGAGTTGCTGCTGAGACAGAGCGAAATCCAATCCACGCTAATGGATGGCGACGACCGCTACGCTACCGCCAGTGCGTCTGCGTGGTGGCGTCACTACTGTTGCGTCATCGTGGGTAGCGTCAGCGGCGTGACGTAATCAACCTTCCATTGTTTTCTCTCCCACTGCCTCACCCTCATGGCGGTCGGTGGTGGTCGTCGAGGCTATATGATCAGATCAGATCAGATCAGATCAGGTTTGAAGCCGTGTGGACGACGGTATATGTTTAATCTGATGCTGACGAGTTTGCAGGGAATGAATCCGGCCGGCCGGTTGCATCTGCGTCACATGGTTTCACGCAACGCAAAGCTCCAGCCTCCAGCTCCAGGTGCCTGCGTACAGCCCTGTCAATTGTCATATGGCACAAGCTAGCGCGGTCGGCTCACCATGGTGCTTGCCGACAACCATGCAAAAACAATTTTTTTAGGGGGGCCAGCAGTGTGCGTTGTTTTAGGCTTAATTAAGGCCACCTTTCGATATTATTGtccctttttttaaaaaaagaacgTGGAATAAGTAATTCTTCGTTGCTAATTAACGGGAGTTCCAACCATTTGCTTATCGCCGGTATGACTTTTATTACAAGAAATAACCAAAATCAAACCCCACGTCCCCACCCACCGAGACCTGCAGCTTGTGATTGATCCGTAAAATGAGCGCGAGAATAATTAAATGCCTGCGATTGGATCGATCTGGTGGGTACGTACTAGGGATGGCAATGAGTACGTGTATGAGTAAATAACTGTagataattatccattgaatatggGTATGGTGaaatttgatatccgcgggtacaGTTATGAATATAATAAGGTATCCGCGGATATTTTTTTCGCGGGTATGGATATCCAGTATCCATACCCGTTACCCAATGGATATCTAACAAGTGGCCATCCAGATTTATATATTATCATAAATTCTTATTTTTCAATTTTTATCCATAATATGTTGTTTGGTGCTGAAATTatcatttgatgctattggaatgataattattttgaaatgtaataaaattgttgtttggtgtttaATACTAAAATTGTAGTGGGCGGACGGGTAACGTGTATCCACTGGATAGCGGATACCCGACGGGTACGGGTACGGATACAAATCCATACCCACAAACATTTATGGGTACGGATATGGGTTGAGTTTTATCTCGTGGGTATGGATTCGCGAACTATATATCCATATACTACCCGcccgattgccatccctagtACGTACATTGAAATCCTTAATCAAAAACTGCTTCAAATGCAACATGCATGCATGCCAGGGCTACTAAAACTCTTAATTATTGCCGCGAGAATCTGCCTGGCTGCTGCTTGGAAACTCGGAATGTATAATGATAATAATCCCTGCTGCTGAGTGCGCGGAGCTCATCTGCCGACATCATCGTGGGCAACGAATTGAAGACGACTAGCTTAGCTAGCTAGTAGTACTCATCATCCGAACACGAAATCTGTCTTCTTCCATGCATCTCTATTTCTTCCAACCCCTGCAGCCGCGCCGCCGCCAACATCAATGGAGAGGAGAAGAAAGCGACGCCTTCGTGAAGTCGAGGACCTGCGACGAGCCACTGCTGCTTGAGCTGATGATGGGCTCGTCGTCTCGGAACAAGGCGTCGCACGTGTGCTCGTTGATCAGGGTGACCAAGAAAATCGGAGGGTAGCTGTTGCTTTGCTGCTGCACGTATTTCTTCGCTGGGCACTTGTGGTCGTCGCTGTACCCGCACTTGTAGTATAACCTGTATGTATGAGCATATATAATTCAAGTATGCCGATAATAAGCTAGCTAGAAGTAGAGATTGATAACGAcattttatgtatatatatatatatatatgtctacTCTTCCAATCCGAACGGTTTGCATGTATTCACGGCGCCTATTTGTTCTTTAATGTATATATTGAGGCACCTAGACCATCGTCGTCTAGTTTCAAGAATTAATGCAGAGAACACAACATATCATGCATACTCCTTTGATCTCTAATCTTTTTAACTAGAGAATAACCACGCACAATAATATATTCACAGATCATCTAAACATATGCATTAATTGTCACGCAACAGATAACTGAAagcgatatatataaataataattGTACCACTTGATGGATAGATCATGTTTGTGCATGGGTTACCGCTAGCTTGCATGTTGTTACAGCGCAGTAGTCTACATACATGCATGCTGCAATCTACAAGTTGAAACAAATTTAACATGACCTTAATTAGTTTACCTACTGTCCAAGTCCCCTGTTATATAACATTATTGGAACATGCATATGCTCCTAATATATATTCCATATAGCCCAAAAGATGATCGAGTTATCCTTCAGGGAGCAGAAACGAGCTATAGGTCCCCGCCCAAATAGAATAGTTAAGTAATTGTTGGGGCTGACTTAAAAAAAACTCCTAAAAAGGCTAGAAGCTAAACACCAATATATACCAAAGACGGTACATTTATCTGAAATGTTACTTTTAGACAAGCAAATAAGATCCCAGTAAAAAAAAAAAGGTAAGCAGAAGGAAGCTAACCAAGCTACCTAATCCGCAAATCGGTCTACACTACAAATCATAAACATCCATAGTAAACGATTACACGAGAATATGATCCATGACAAGAAGTTGAcaacgtatatatatatataaagtatTTGTAGTTTTGTAAAATGTGTCATGATGGAGTAGGAAACGGGCCGGTGAATATGATCATGATATCTTTCCCGGCAATTAAATTAGTCTCTGCGAATATAGTGACTGACTTTGCTAGAGTTGGTGGTGCATTATGAAACTCTCCATCAAAGCTagacacgtacgtaccttggatattcagaataGAGGATATTCTTCTCACCATATTTCCTCCAGTGGAAACGATCATTTTCTGGTGCCTCAGTCAGTATCTCCTTGCTGAATAACATATATGATGCAGGATAAAACGGGATATCATTTCGCTGCATCATGTCTGCATATGACCTAGCTTATTTTACAAACTTTTTCCTACCTATATATATAACCATGAAATATAGATCCTCTCGCCTATGTGAGCATTAAGCGCACATGTATCGTATATATAGATGTTAACTTGTTGCATAGGATAAGATCCAGACACACCGTACCTAATTAATTATTTAATCAATGTTCTTCTGTTTAATTAGATCCCTTTCTTCTGTTATAaattatagtatatatatataaatcTGAAAACCTCTAGGCCTAAACTAGCAAGTACGTTCCACTTTAATTCTTCACGCTCTCAAAAGTCAAAACTAAATGGAGCAGGAAAGTTAAAAAAATCTGTAACTGTGATGTGAATTAGTTCCCTTTAAACCCAAATAAATTATAACAGCTAGATCTGCAAATTAACACATTTTCCCATATGCAAATCCATATAAAGTTATATATATGCAACTATGAAAGCTATATATAAGCATAAATAACACGAGTTGTTACTGTAACAGTGTAGCATGCAAGACACGGTAAAATTCATAAGGTTTGTGGCACTCACATCGGCAGTTCATCTCCAGCTGCAGGCCTGCCTCTGCCTGGCCGGTGCCGCACCCTCACCTTCCTTGTACGGGCCACGGGACCGCCATTTCTTTCCCCGCTGGTGCCTCCGTCGGAGTGGGCAGTGAGCGCAGCCGCCATGACCTCAGGCTCAGAGAAGGGGTGCTCCATCTGAGACTGGAGGATGGAGAGCGACGACTCCATAGCCATGGATATCTCGCCCACGTTGACCGCTGCAGCGTGGCGGCGGTTAGGCTCCGGGATGAGCTCTACCTGCTGCCTGAGCAGCTCCGCCAGCTGGGTACCCCTCCTGAGCTCCTGGATCGCTGCTTGCCTCGGGCtggaggagggcggcggcggcgacagcgGCATGGAGTCGGAGCGCGTCGACAAACGAAGGGGGGCACTCTTCGAAAGGTGAAGAAGGAAAGATGGGAAAGCTCTGGGCTTGGGGGACTGGGAGCCGCCGGCGGGGTCAGAAGTTTGGACAGGAGCTAGCTTGTGTGTAATGTAACCATAGAGGAAACCAAGGGCCCAACCATAGGCAGATGATAGCGCAATAATTAGGGCTGTTTGCAGGCAAGAGAATTGAAGGAAATAAAATTCCAGATTTTAGCATCTCTGATCCTTTTGCTACCAAACAAGCTTTTAAGGGCTGTTTGGAGACtttatagggtgtttggtttgaggaatgagctagtccattatcttctcactcctcactatttttgtttggtttgtataATGGAATAagttgatccatcatcacctcattcctaatagttagttagttagtactaatatgagtaaTGAAGTCATCTTACCAAAATTGAGGAATGAACTCATGATACATCATCTCAATTTGGATGTAGTGATTCCTTAAACCGAACACCCCTTATGTTCTACGATGATCCGATCCAACCCAGATGGTCCGAATTTCGGTGAGATTGCGACATTTCAGGCAAGTCGAAAATAAATTCCGTGCTCTAAATATGAAAAGGTCACCAAGCAGTTGAGTATATTCTTGGATTTCGTTGGGACCAAAAAATTTCCCTAAATGCATCCTAGAACCTCACCACTTTACAACAATAGATTAAATATTAGTTAATTACATGCTAATAAGGGATAGCGTCGTCTAATTAACCACTAATTAGCTAGCCATCATTAGCTCTTAGCCTAAGTACAGTTTTCTAATTGGTACTTAAGAATATGAGCTAATTGTTAACCGATGTATCTAATTAGGCCTTTAAGATAGAGTAGGGAACGGCCGGGTGCAACCGTGGTTAAACAAACCATATCATCCGTTGATCAAAGAGTATTGATTGCGTGTTTAGGTGCAAGTGTATGTGTTACAACCGTGTATGACTCCGGTTCTGGTGTCGCTGAGAATATACAACTAATCATGCATACCTGCATCAAAATCACTTGGCAGTTGCTACCATATTCTATATACTAATAAATGTTCAACTCTGTCAATCCTAGGGTAGTGCAGAACACTGACCAGATTACCATGAAGCATAAAGTTAGGGTTGGAGGAGGGGGCGTTCAATAGGCTAGATATTATATATTCTTATTTTTAGTTTATTTCAGAAAAATTATAGGACAACAACATTGAGGACATGCATAAGCATTAGTACCGGACTGGTAATCTTTGGCGAGTGTCCTATACACTCGACAAATATTTTATCGGCatatggttctttgccgagtactttttcggcactcgacaaagtctttaTCGGCATTTTTTTAAACTAGGGGAAACAAGCTCCCCCAACAATCATCATTGTCATATGCATCGCCCTATCATTTTCACCATTTTTGAATTGAATTCACGTGTTTTGTGACGGTGAGATTCGAACTAGCAAAAACCTTCTCTCTCACACACAATCTCGTCTACCATTACACCACTATATCACTTGTGTCTATATTATATTTATCTTCCCATGTattataacaaatcgagagtaaatTGATTATATGAGACACTAAATTATATTAATTTAAAAGAAAAtattgtcaactataaagttgcataacttctgAAGATCTACAACTTTCATATTGGCAGTTTCTTCATATGAGGCCATTTacaaaatttgaaaacttcaaatatattttctatgacaagatgattccaaataaaaaaattgtcaattataaagtttcataacatttcaagacctacgacTTTTATTTTAGTGGTTTTTCCATCTGAGCTAGTTTGAAAATTTCGAGTTTGAAAATTCAAACAAaattttgcatgacaagatgattccAAACCAAAATATTGTCAACTAGAAATTTTCATAAATttttaagacctacaactttcatttttGTGGTTTTCTATTTGAGGCCGTTTTAAAAATTTAAATTTAAACTTTTTAAAATTcaaacgtagttttcgttgacaagatgATCAAGACCCTCATCGCCCTTTCAGACAGGACAAGGGCGAGGAAGTCTACCTTGAGCAGCAGGGAGGCAAGAAAAAGAGAAGGTTGGACAGAGCCACTCGTGCAACAATTGCCCCCGCAGCAGTAGATCAGGCAGAGCAGGGTGGTCGGTTGAGGATCGCCTTTGATCAGATAGCCTTCTGAGTTCGTTGACTCCCGTCTCGGGCTTGCTCCACTCCTTCTCGGTTCGACCCTTCCAACCCATTCACCACTCCACCTTCTTCCACTACGCCAGCCCCTGCCACTCTTGAGCCTTCCACCACACCTATTGTGTCCATTGCCTCCACCACACCAGCTTCCACTGTTTCCGCTTCCGTTCCACCTATtcctccacctcgcttccgggagcgtgatgagtcAGAGGTGCGTCCTCTTGACGCGGACCCACGCCTGCTCGACCTTCAGAGAGCCACAACTGCCAGGGTGCATCGGTTCCGACACGTACCAGTGGTTTCTTGGTTGCCTGCTCAATGGGATCCGACAACTACACCTCTGTTCAGCACCAGGACCTAGGAGTCCTTCTACCGAGCACAGTTGTCAAACCAGATAGCTCTGAGGGCTCAGCGGTGTCTGGATCTTTCTGCCTACCGAGCAAACTTGTTTTTTCTTCAATTTCACATTGTTCATTACAAACTCCACCAATGCTACATTCACCAACGTAGGGCTCTAGAACCTATAACATCAGTCTAACACTTCGTACAAATTTAACCTTCACGATACAAAATAAGCAAAATCATGCATACAAGTATGATCATCCTTGACATCTCTCAGGAGCGATCAATCATGAGTAGAATGATGTTTACAATTGTACAATTGCTTACACAATGATTTTATGAACAAAGTCAAAATGAACTAGTTTCTCTTTTCACTAAATTCAGAATTTGTTCTTTGTTTGTCCTTTCACTATGACGGGTTCCAACTAGGCAGGCGGAAGCGAGGACGAAGGTGGTCTGGCGACGGTGGAGGCAGAGCGTGCAGCATGGTCGTTGGCAGAGGCAGAGCCTACAAGGATGAAGGCGTTCGGGGTGTGACAGTCATGGAGGCGACGGGGAACCCTAGGACCTCGCCGAGGTGGCTCAAGACGTTTGTCTATGGCAGAGTCCAGTGAGGATGGAGGCGGAGGCCGACAAGGACGCAAGCCACAGGTGACACACCAAGTTGTCCACGCCTCCAACGGGGGAGGGGTTGCAAAAGTTTGCAGCACAGGGACAACAACACATGGACATCGAAGGTATGGTTAAGGGCCTATTTGGGAACTCTATTTTCCGAAACCGCAGTTTATAATACCACAGTTTAttgtatgtgaaagggaaataggcttacaccttttcctaattgattttggtggttgaattgcccaacacaaactaattggactaactagtttgct of Zea mays cultivar B73 chromosome 8, Zm-B73-REFERENCE-NAM-5.0, whole genome shotgun sequence contains these proteins:
- the LOC103635796 gene encoding probable WRKY transcription factor 62, encoding MPLSPPPPSSSPRQAAIQELRRGTQLAELLRQQVELIPEPNRRHAAAVNVGEISMAMESSLSILQSQMEHPFSEPEVMAAALTAHSDGGTSGERNGGPVARTRKVRVRHRPGRGRPAAGDELPIKEILTEAPENDRFHWRKYGEKNILYSEYPRLYYKCGYSDDHKCPAKKYVQQQSNSYPPIFLVTLINEHTCDALFRDDEPIISSSSSGSSQVLDFTKASLSSPLH